A segment of the Anopheles cruzii chromosome 2, idAnoCruzAS_RS32_06, whole genome shotgun sequence genome:
CGGCGAATGTTACCTGGCGTCTGGAAACGCGTCGTACAGCGTCCGGAAGTGCTGGAACAGGGAGGCcttcttcatcatcaccgcACCCTGGTTACCGAACGGGAACGAGGGCTTCAGGAACGGTATGGGCTTGTCGGCGAAATAGAAGTAGTTTTTGGTGAAAAACCGGTACGCCATCACCAGGgcacccaccaccagccccagcGTTAGTAGGCTGATCTCCATGATGGCCGCGATCGGGGATGAAACTTTAAGCTTgactttgctgctgctgcgcagTTACTTTGCCGCTGCTCGGCTCGAATCAGACTGAATTTTGTGGGCCCCATGGCGCACCGTGTAACCTTTTATTCCGCCACACCGCTGTGTGACGAATCTAGGGGCCGCGCGAGTTAACGCAAACTTACCCGTTGGAACCGGCTGGACCTAACCAATACATCCGCAGCCGGAGCCAAGCAGATAACGGGCGCCATGAGCGCCAAAAAAGACGAGCGGTTCGGCGTCGGcttattcattttatttgatttcgcaatatttgttttcttttgcaggGCCCACCGAAACGGAGAGCAGGAAGGGCGCCGATGCTCGGCAGCATCCCATCAGCTGGCACCGGAATTCGATGCGCAGAAAGCACCTGATCGAGCTACCCGAACAGATCGTCGttgagccggtgccggtggctgtGGAACCCCTCGGCCAATCGCTCAGCGATTCATCGGCGATCGGGGTGCCGGAGGATGGGGACGACTTTTGTTCGATCAGCACTCTTCCGGTGGACGACCTGCCGAACAGCAGCAtggacagcgaagagcgtcCGGCAATGATTAATGTACCTGCGCTGCGGGTGGCGCTACCTCCATCGCCCACTCCATCGTCCACATGGGAACCGTCGGCGCCGCCTACCTCCTCACCGTCACCCCCGCAGCCGCTCGAAACCGATctggatggtggtgggtgggaTGAACGGGTGGTCCCGCGACAAACTGGCCGCCGAACGCAGTCCCAGCCCCGGCTCGTGTCGATAACGGCCGTCCGGGATGAAGCGACCAACGAGCTCGTCATCCGCACCAACAGCGTACCGGGAGACCGTGCTTCGGCCCCTCCACTGGCGCTAGCGGAGGAATCGCAGgttcagcaccagcaccaagcagcacaacaacaacaacaccgctACGGGGCGGTCGAATCGGAGGGTAGCTCGATGGGCAGCTCCCGCAACCCCAGCCCGGTGTCGCTGTTATCGTCGACAACCACCTACAGTTCGATAGCGTCCGGCGGAGATAATGCCGACAATCGTAGGTACGCACCGACGCACCGCTGACAGCGACATATCACCGCAACATCGGCTTTTTTGGACAATGCTGGGGATAGGTGAAGAATCATATCGCTAGAGGCGGCCGTACTCGGTATCGGGGCCAAGCTTTCTTGAGCCTAGTATTATTAGTTACATTATCAATTTTGCAGTCGTTATTGAAGCTCCCATTAGTATTCGAGAAATTTTAAACTTGAGAAGTTTATTGGGAAAACGATACGATTGATTGCAATGGAAGTTATTGAAATGCTGCTGGGTATATAATGTTTTTAGAGTTTCTCTCAGACGCACCAAAATAGATCTGACGGTTTTCCAACTCGTAAGCAGGCCACATACGATTGACTGTAGGAGAAGCAATCATTTTGTAGGTTTTATCCACATACTTGACACGATTGTCTGATGACTGACACGAACATGTTGTtcaatttcatcatcatcatagtATGCGGCGAATAGAGCGGACAAACAGACAATAACTTTTACCAGGACTAAAAATATGAAACCTCTCTGGAAATTCGTGGATGCCACGGCAAAAGAATTGTTCGACTTCTGAAGCAAACCTATTAGTCAGCCAATGGTCGATTTCCTCGTTCTGGATCTTTCCCACGGTGTATGGTGTATTGAGACACATTTAGCTGATCCGCGAGCTGTTGTTGagtttgcgtgtcattttcgaCCAAAAGTTCTCCTAGTTCACGAATGTGTTCTTGATCTTTATTGAAGCCCTCCaacggttgttgtttgtgaagTCAAATTCgccatgtttaaatgttttgaaCCACTCAAAGCGCTGCGATCTTCCAAGAGCATGATCACGGTGAGCTTCGAAAGGCATTTTGCAATGTGattctgtttacacaatccgGTTTCATACTTTTGGACCCTGGTATATGTATAGAAAATATTCAGAAGCAGAGCAAAAGTTGCATTGATAGCACGCacttaaagttttgcagtCATGTTGATCCAGACGGATGATATGCAATTGTTTTGCCATCGTCAGTAATGAGTTGGTCACAGGAAATTTAGTTTTCTCTGTCGCGGAAAACACCGAAGTCCCCGTAGCTTGTTGGCCCCGCTAACGTGACATTCTGACGCCCGTGCTCTACCGCACCACACTCGGTGCactccgtgtgcgtgtgttgccaTGGTGATGGGCAATCAACAAACGGCCGCCGAGGCCAGGGTGATGCCCGCTCCTGGCTATCGATATTTTCATTGCACCACAAGCGCCCCAAAGTGgaacccgggaaccgggcgTGCGATGCCCGGAATCGTTCTGTGGCCCGTTCTGCGAACCCTTGACCCCGCCGCGAGCCCTTGACATTCAGGGCAGGGTAGACTGCTGCTAAGTGACGGCTCCGAACGGCCGAGTGTCGCGTGTTTCGCGTCCCGTTCGTCTGGGCCGTGCGCGTAATGGCGGTTCCTTGGACGGCGTTCAGTGACCGTGCGAAGCGTTGGTTTACTCCGCTTCTGGCCAGCGATATGTAACCGACACTGGGGCCGGGAAATGTTGTTCAAGTTGACGGAAAAtatgatttctttttcgccagGTCCGAGCCGAACCACGAGGCAGGAGCCGGAATGCCTTCGCGGCAGTCAGTGAGCAACGGAACGCAGCAGATCGTTGGGGGCGGTGAAGTGGCCACCATTACCACCGCGGACGGTGGTAGCCGGGCACGGCACCGGGGCGAAGAGCAGTGGCGgtcaacggtggcggtggcggccaatGATGACGACGGGACGGCGAACGAAGCGCAGGCACCGGAAGAGGAGTCGTCCGATCCggacgtggtggtggacgGCCGCCGTAGCAGCCGCCGGAATGATGGGCGCCCGAAGGCCCGCTGGCCTCACGCCATTTCACGCTCCCTGGCCACGACCTTCTGCACCGTGGGGCTGTTCAACGTGTCCCGGTTCGCCGTGTTTAGCGTCCATTTCGGGGCGAACTTTGTCGTCCAGTTCGTGCTGTTCTCGCTCCTGTTCGGCATCCCGATGATGTGGCTCCAGATGGTGCTGGGGGCGCGGATCCGCGGCGGACCGGTCACCATGTGGCGCATCAGCCCGATCTGCAAGGGCATCGGCATCGCGCTGCTGGTCGCCCAGGCCCTGGTAGCCCTCTACTCGGCCATCTCGCTCGCCTGGGTCCTGGTGTACTTCCGCGATGCGTTCACCGTGCGCAACGAGAAGTACCGGTGGGAGGAACCATTCGAGTTctaccgcggcggcggctccgcAGGCGGCAACCAGTCGTTCCGGTTGTCCGACACGGTGGCCGACTACTTCAACGGGGTGGTGCTGCAGCGGTACCACCTGCGGATGCTGGGAGCGTCGCAAACGTCGACCGGCGCCGGCCGAAGCTCTACATCAGCGCCCGGTGTGAGCGGGATCGGTGCGATCCGGTTCCAGCTTGCGTTCAACCTGGCCATCCTGTGGACGCTCGTGTTTGTGGCCCTCTGCCGGGGCATCCGGTCGCTCGGGAAGGTTGCCGTCGGGTTGTTCCTGATCGCCACGGCCGGACTCGTGGCCGTGTGTGCCAAGTTTCTCACCTTCATCAGCTACGACAGCGTGCAGAGCGTGTTCCCGGCGACGGATTGGCAGGACTTTTTCCTCAACTCGCGCAGCTGGATGTGCGCTGCGCAGGAAACGTTCCTCACGTGGGGTCTACTCGGCGTGTCCATCTACTCACTCAACTGCCGCAGCAACCGGAAGGGGGCGTGCAACGGACGGACACGGCGCGAACTGCGCCGGGACGCGTTCCTGGTCGCGTTCATCACGCtcgccgtgctgctgctggccgccgtgCTGGgtagtgcgtgcgtgcagaTTCTCAACACCCGCGGCTACTACTACTTTCCTGGATCGTACGGTACGGATCGCCCGGAACTTGCTCCTCGGTATCTTGTTGCTGATCTGGTTGTATTTTCAGAAAACCTGGGAACCAACGTCTTTTTGCTGCCCGCCAGCCAACCGTTGCCACCGCAGCACGCTACGATGCCGAACCGATGGCTAATCCGCTACTCGATGGTGGTCGGCGAAAGCTTCAAGCGACCGTACGCCGACCCGAGCCGGGAGAGTGGCTACCAGGTGTTGCGGCTCGCGACggagctgctgccggccgcgctggccacggccgcccccgggtccgggcacATTCCCGCGATCTGGGGCCTGATCGCGTACCTTACGTTGGCCCTGTTTGGGCTCGGGCAGCTGTGCGTCGCGTGGAAACCGATTGCCGGTGCCATCGGGGACGCACCGTCCTCCATTCTGCTGAGCTGCGTGACGGGGCTGCTGCTTGGGAtgccgctggccaccgagGGTGGCATCACGATCGTGTACTACCTCGACACCATCCTCGGCGCCGCCTGGTGGGTGCTGTTGCTCTGGATCGGCCACATACTGGCCCTGTTCCTTGTCCGTGGTCGACCGTTCACAAGTGAGCCTTAACTCCTGGGcggccggtgatggtgaaCACGAAGAACTAATTCTCTATTGCACATTCTGCCCGCGACAGGCGACATTCTAGTCAACGATCTGAAACTTCTGCAATCCTTTTCGGCGTTCGTGGCGTTTGCCTGGAACTTTCTGCTCCCGATCGGGCTCATCTTTCTGTGCATCCTCCAGTACCGGCTGTCGAACAGTGCGGCCCTCTTCAACTGGGGCAACCCCGGCGGCAACGGGTCGGCCAGCTATTGGCCGCTGTGGGCCCGCCAGACCGGTGGCTTCGTGCAGGTCAGCTTCCTGCTGCTCGTCCCGatcgtgatggtggtgcagaTCTATCGCTATCTGTGCCGGGGACCACCGGACATACTGGACGTGAGTAGACAGCCGACTTACCGGCCCCAGGGGAAGAATTcaatcccttttttctgtggtTTTGCAGCGCGTGGACCTTTTACTGAGACCACCGGTCGATGGCGACAACGGTAGCACCGCTCGTGGTGCGGTGAACCAAGCGAGACGTCCGGCCTTTTCCCGCCCGGTGCAACAGAATTCGGCGTCAGGCCGGGTGCGCTCGGACGGCTCGGACCCGAACGCGACCGTTTCGCTGTCCCTCGATACGCGGGGATCCGCGGGCGAAGATGATGCGCCACCAAAgtacacaccaccaccgtcgtacaccacggccaccggggcaCGGATCGCGAAGATGCTACGCAACAGCATCCGGCGCAGCGTACGCCGGCTGATGGGTGAATCGAGCGGCGGAGGCCACCGGCAACGGGTGGCACTGCCCCAGTCGACCGTGCCGTCGGAGGCGACGCTCGGAGCCAATCCGGCCGCCGATGGTGAGCTTCCGCCCGATTACTGTTCCGTTTTGCAGCAGTTCGGGGGCCCCGAGTCCATGGAAATGGCGCGGCCACCCCGGATGTTGTTCAACTCGGCGACCCTGGGCAGTGGTCGCCGCTATCGGTCGCTCGTGGTCGGCACGGACGCTGAATCGCAGACGGTGGCGCACTCGTTGTCGTCACCCCACCACCAACTGACGGCTTCCGACGTTCGGCAAATTCTGCGaccggccaccatcaccggggcCCCGATCGTCGCCCTCGCCAACACTGtgcccgcaccaccaccaccatcagctggGTCCGCTTCGGCAGGATTCACGCAAACCCTGTGCAACACTTTGCTGCGCCGCGGACACTCGATGGAGAACCTGGTGCTCGGGGCAGCCCCAATCGGTGATTCCAGCATCATTACGCTCGACTGTGACGCCGAGGACGACCGGGACGATGCGCACCGGAATGGCGACGCCGCCAGACAGAACAGGTCCCGCAGCGGTATGGGAAACGATTCTGTGATATAATGGTGtgctggaaccggaaccacgaGAGATCCACGTCAAAAAGGGACTTTGCACACA
Coding sequences within it:
- the LOC128278792 gene encoding uncharacterized protein LOC128278792 — encoded protein: MKKELPEPSKVPRPAARMPPKVSDECETGRQTDRPTDQAPSVMGNGHVVSRLSGGGGRSAEERAELGRSLLYEQNMCTFENFCERRNSQQRLGGTAAAGQETEEDKSDRLAAQDASDGLGNFCTLRRGMRRQEEEPVGGYWTLKRKKLQLNRKFVESFLEDPNAQVVDYLSELDAYLDEIDDLEEEEDEDESDDGCSTGVSEAPEDEEPSVAARGSEEVTGQDQSLQYYQTPGGGGAGDDSAVQADAGGTTGDRVVFGDIKHFCTLPKRKRSQVLSAFKRGASLRRTFVAPTSDSVVPVRKESGAVPEEQSEAVAAGQELSDLQAELEDHRLSIIESDTVLAALEAKVTEQRQKRQGPLRFEQFRAFCHGVVQKCETATAKMRFKTRSLARQNAQCRTLVEQKREAVGSDALRVHLESFELERLAGERELREALASDRELRLLGAVVKRETLQDQEALFDATQQLIRAQQTVDSELAQLQDCETKIEQAERQVAQLEQENERLRQELHGQLERVSLGERGGCFTVAGRGGLAGSGETFRFFALRFRLIAERPLAGLHQQMHHVWPNDTVPFAGGHRLAEHVGEKGDVLTVEKVHLQSGHQIREHLVAHHLEKDVRSAEVGDLFAVAEEFVPVVPERVHPDAEGAGRDYVVGEAHEHVLDLVFPGNAVGDLLLPVVLHHVRATLDDQLEHLAHLAAGPTETESRKGADARQHPISWHRNSMRRKHLIELPEQIVVEPVPVAVEPLGQSLSDSSAIGVPEDGDDFCSISTLPVDDLPNSSMDSEERPAMINVPALRVALPPSPTPSSTWEPSAPPTSSPSPPQPLETDLDGGGWDERVVPRQTGRRTQSQPRLVSITAVRDEATNELVIRTNSVPGDRASAPPLALAEESQVQHQHQAAQQQQHRYGAVESEGSSMGSSRNPSPVSLLSSTTTYSSIASGGDNADNRRSEPNHEAGAGMPSRQSVSNGTQQIVGGGEVATITTADGGSRARHRGEEQWRSTVAVAANDDDGTANEAQAPEEESSDPDVVVDGRRSSRRNDGRPKARWPHAISRSLATTFCTVGLFNVSRFAVFSVHFGANFVVQFVLFSLLFGIPMMWLQMVLGARIRGGPVTMWRISPICKGIGIALLVAQALVALYSAISLAWVLVYFRDAFTVRNEKYRWEEPFEFYRGGGSAGGNQSFRLSDTVADYFNGVVLQRYHLRMLGASQTSTGAGRSSTSAPGVSGIGAIRFQLAFNLAILWTLVFVALCRGIRSLGKVAVGLFLIATAGLVAVCAKFLTFISYDSVQSVFPATDWQDFFLNSRSWMCAAQETFLTWGLLGVSIYSLNCRSNRKGACNGRTRRELRRDAFLVAFITLAVLLLAAVLGSACVQILNTRGYYYFPGSYENLGTNVFLLPASQPLPPQHATMPNRWLIRYSMVVGESFKRPYADPSRESGYQVLRLATELLPAALATAAPGSGHIPAIWGLIAYLTLALFGLGQLCVAWKPIAGAIGDAPSSILLSCVTGLLLGMPLATEGGITIVYYLDTILGAAWWVLLLWIGHILALFLVRGRPFTSDILVNDLKLLQSFSAFVAFAWNFLLPIGLIFLCILQYRLSNSAALFNWGNPGGNGSASYWPLWARQTGGFVQVSFLLLVPIVMVVQIYRYLCRGPPDILDRVDLLLRPPVDGDNGSTARGAVNQARRPAFSRPVQQNSASGRVRSDGSDPNATVSLSLDTRGSAGEDDAPPKYTPPPSYTTATGARIAKMLRNSIRRSVRRLMGESSGGGHRQRVALPQSTVPSEATLGANPAADGELPPDYCSVLQQFGGPESMEMARPPRMLFNSATLGSGRRYRSLVVGTDAESQTVAHSLSSPHHQLTASDVRQILRPATITGAPIVALANTVPAPPPPSAGSASAGFTQTLCNTLLRRGHSMENLVLGAAPIGDSSIITLDCDAEDDRDDAHRNGDAARQNRSRSGMGNDSVI